Below is a genomic region from Elusimicrobiota bacterium.
GGCTCGAAGATGCGGTCCGCCACCTCGGGAGGCACCCCCGGCCCGTCGTCGGCCATCTCCACCTGCAGGCGCCCGCCGGCCTCCTCCAGGCGCAGCCAGATCTTGCCGCCGCGGCCGTCGATGGCCTGCGCGGCGTTGAGCACGAGGTTGAACAGCACCTGCTTGAGCGCGTGGGCGTCTCCCAGCGCCGAGGGCAGGCCCGGCGCGGCCTCTATGGCCGCTTGCACGCGGCGGCGCTTGAGCTCCGGGGCGGCCAAAGCGAGGGTCTCCTCGGCGACTTGGCGCAGCTCCACCGGGCCCAAAGCCGGCGCCGCGCCGCGCGAGAAGCCCAGCATCCCCGTCATGATCTTCTGGATGCGGTCGACCTCGGCGTGGATCTTGAGCAAGGTGGCCATATGGTCCGGAGGGGTGTCGGGCCGGCGCAGGAGGACTTCGGTCAGGCCCATGATGGCGCTGAGCGGGTTGTTGACCTCATGGACGATGCCGGCCGCCATGCGGCCCAAAGCGGCCATCTTCTCGACCTGCACCATTCGGCGCGCCAAGTCGGCGCGCGCGGCCTCGGCTGGAGTCATCGCCCTGAGAGGATAGCAGGCCGGCCGCGTTTCGTGGTGTCGCCGTTGTTACGGCGCGGCGGGAAAGGGCTATAATCTCAGCCGATGAGGAGGGCGTCTTGGGCGGCGGGGGGGCTGTGGCTCCTGGCCGTGCTCATGCCTTGGACCGGCCTGCCTTGGCGGGCCTTCAGCATCCCGGCCGGAGCGCTGCTCATGCTGCTGGCGGCCGCGCTGGCGCTGTCGCCCGCGGGGGTGGGCGCGGCCGAGGAGACGGCGCAGGGCCTCGAAGCGCTGGACCCGGAGCGCTCGGCTTGGCGCCTGGCCGCGCTCTTCTTCTTGTGGCTGGCCAGCCTCAAGCTCTGCCAGTACGCCTCCTTCCAGTCCCACTACGGCGATCTCGGCCAGGACGCCAACATTTGTTGGAACACCTTGCACGGCCGCCCTTTCTTCGACTCCATGACGGGCACGAACTTTCTGGGGGACCATTTCGAGCCGGTGCTGGCCCTCTGCGCTCTGGCCTTGAAGGTCTGGCCCAGCGCCGCGGTCCTGCTCCTCATCCAAAGCCTGGCCTTGGCTTTGGCCGTGGTCCCTCTGGCCGCACTGGCGCGGCGGCATTGCCGGCACCACGCCTTGGTCCTGGCCGCGGCGGTCCTCTTCATGCTCAATCCCTATCTGCACCTGGTCAGCGAGTTCGATTTCCATCCCGAGGCGCTCTTCATCCCGGCCGCGCTATGGGCTCTCCTCTTCTGGGAGCAGGGCCGGCCCTGGCTGGCCGGATTCACGGCCTTGCTCTGCCTGGGTCTCAAGGAGGATGTCCCGCTGGCCCTGGCCGGCTTCGGGCTCTACGCGGCGCTGTTCCGGGGCAAGAAGGCTGGCTGGGTCCTGGCCGCTGTTTCAAGCGCGGCTTTCGCCGTCATCGCTCTGTGGGTCATCCCGCATTTCGCGGGCAGCCGGGTCTCCTTGCACCAGGACCGCTACGCGAGCCTGGGGGCCAGCACGGCCGAGATGATCCGCAACATCGCCTGGCATCCCTGGGTGGTGCCCCTGCGGCTGCTGCGGCCC
It encodes:
- a CDS encoding ATP-binding protein, whose amino-acid sequence is MTPAEAARADLARRMVQVEKMAALGRMAAGIVHEVNNPLSAIMGLTEVLLRRPDTPPDHMATLLKIHAEVDRIQKIMTGMLGFSRGAAPALGPVELRQVAEETLALAAPELKRRRVQAAIEAAPGLPSALGDAHALKQVLFNLVLNAAQAIDGRGGKIWLRLEEAGGRLQVEMADDGPGVPPEVADRIFEPFFTTKPEGQGTGLGLFTSAEIVRLHGGRLWVEPRPGGGAVFGFDLPRA
- a CDS encoding DUF2079 domain-containing protein; its protein translation is MRRASWAAGGLWLLAVLMPWTGLPWRAFSIPAGALLMLLAAALALSPAGVGAAEETAQGLEALDPERSAWRLAALFFLWLASLKLCQYASFQSHYGDLGQDANICWNTLHGRPFFDSMTGTNFLGDHFEPVLALCALALKVWPSAAVLLLIQSLALALAVVPLAALARRHCRHHALVLAAAVLFMLNPYLHLVSEFDFHPEALFIPAALWALLFWEQGRPWLAGFTALLCLGLKEDVPLALAGFGLYAALFRGKKAGWVLAAVSSAAFAVIALWVIPHFAGSRVSLHQDRYASLGASTAEMIRNIAWHPWVVPLRLLRPRVLLTSAALLASVGFLPLAAPAALVPALGACLHHLLSDYRSQYCLVSQYSALTVPFLFYAALKGLAVCEERLWSRKGRLASGFLFLYGAALAFQPFYTGPFKWGDILEAAALVRQVPDHASVAVDGSRGRGREDLLPHLALRGQLSQFDAARPFQEPSAEYVLLDHRLSAEFAAGLAKTGRFARLGAGDGLELWRRLEDHGQLAARDDAPALLRPRR